The genomic segment GGGATCACGCGCATCTATTCCCCCGACGACGGCCGTTCCATGGGCCTCCAGGGGATGATCAACGATCTCGTCTCCCAGAGCGACTACGCAACCGGAGTGAGCCTCAACGGGGTCGTGGACGGCGTGCTCAAGCGCGATTTCGTGGCGGTGGCGAGGGTTATCTCCGCGGCGGAGAACGACCCGAAGGGTTCTGCCAGCAACCTCGACGCGCTGCGCGCAAAGGCGAAGGGATCCGCGACACCCGTGCTGGGGATCACCGGCACCGGCGGGTCGGGCAAGTCCTCGCTGGTGGACGAACTGGTGCGGCGCTTCCTGCTGGATTTCCCCGAGAAGACGGTGGGCGTGGTGTGCGTGGACCCGTCGAAGCGCAAGACGGGCGGCGCGCTGCTCGGCGACCGCATTCGCATGAATTCCATCCGCAACAAGCGAGTGTACGTGCGCTCGCTGGCCACGCGCCAGGCCAACCTGGCGCTCTCCGCGCACATCAAGGACACCCTCGACATCCTCAAGGCGGCGGGTTTCGACCTGGTCATCCTGGAGACGTCCGGCATCGGACAGTCGGACACCGAGATCGTGGATCACTCCAATGTGAGCATGTACGTGATGACGCCGGAGTACGGCGCGGCCTCGCAGCTGGAGAAGATCGACATGATCGACTTCGCCGACCTTATCGCGCTCAACAAGTTCGACAAGCGCGGCGCGCAGGACGCGCTGCGCGACGTGCGCAAGCAGTACAAGCGCGCCCACCGGCTCTTCGAACTGGACGACGATGATGCGCCGGTGTTTGGCACCATCGCGTCGCAGTTCAACGACCCCGGCACCAATCATCTCTACCGGGCCGTGGTCGACAAGCTGGTGGAGAAGTGCAAGCTGCCGGCCGCAAAGTGGAAGTCTTCGTTCGCACGCACCGGCGCCGAGTCGGAGAAGGTGTACATCATTCCACCGGGGCGCACGCGCTACCTCAGTGAGATCTCGGAAACATGCCGTCGCTACGACACCTGGACCGCGGAGCAGAGCGCGGTGGCTCAGAAGCTGTTCGCGCTGCGCACATCCATCGACACGGTGAAGGCGAGCAACGCGGCCGATCGCGACCGCATCGTCAAGGATCTCGAACAGGCCTGTGCGGAAACCGCGCGCGCGCTGGCGCCGGAGTGCGACGACATTCTCAAGGGCTGGGAGGAGAAGCGGGCACGCTACCACGCGCCGGTGTACACCTACAAGGTGCGCGGCCGCGACGTTGCCGTGGAGACGCACAGCGAGAGCCTCTCGCACACGCAGATTCCCAAGATCGCGCTGCCGCGCTACCAGGCGTGGGGAGACGTGCTGCGCTGGAATTTGTCCGAGAACGTGCCCGGCGAGTTTCCCTTTGCGGCGGGGATCTATCCGTTCAAGCGCATGGGGGAAGATCCCACCCGCATGTTCGCGGGCGAGGGCGCGCCGGAGCGCACCAACCGCCGCTTCCATTACGTGAGTCTCGACATGCCCGCGCGGCGCCTGTCCACCGCGTTCGATTCGGTCACGCTGTATGGCCGCGATCCCGACACGCGTCCGGACATCTACGGCAAGATCGGTAACTCGGGCGTGTCGGTGTGCTGCCTGGATGACGCCAAGAAGCTCTATTCGGGATTCAACCTCATCGATCCCAAGACGTCGGTGTCCATGACCATCAACGGCCCGGCGCCCATGATGCTGGCTTACTTCCTCAACGCGGCCGTGGACCAGCAATGCGAGGTCTACATAAAGCAAAACGGCCTCGAGGACGACGTCAAAAAGAAGATCGACAAGATCTACCGGGGCCGCGAGACGCTGCGCCCGCGCTACCACGGCGACCTGCCCAGAGGCAACGACGGCCTCGGGCTGATGCTGCTCGGCGTGACCGGCGACGAGGTGCTGCCGCGCGAGGTGTACGACAAGATCAAAGCCGACACGCTCAAGGTGGTGCGCGGCACTGTGCAGGCGGACATCCTCAAGGAGGACCAGGCGCAGAACACCTGCATCTTCTCCACCGAGTTCGCGCTGCGGCTCATGGGCGACGTGCAGGACAACTTCATCCGCCACGGCGTGCGCAACTTCTACTCGGTGTCGATCTCCGGCTACCACATCGCCGAAGCCGGCGCCAACCCCATCTCGCAGCTCGCGTTCACGCTGGCCAACGGCTTCACCTACGTGGAGTACTACCTGTCGCGCGGAATGGACATCAACCGCTTCGGCCCCAACCTGTCGTTCTTTTTTTCCAACGGCGTGGATCCGGAGTACAGCGTAATCGGGCGCGTGGCGCGGCGCATCTGGGCCAAGGCGATGAAGCTCAAGTACGGGGCCGACGAGCGCTCGCAGATGCTCAAGTACCACATCCAGACCTCGGGGCGCTCCCTGCACGCGCAGGAGATCGCCTTCAACGACATCCGCACCACGCTGCAGGCGCTGTACGCTATCTACGACAACTGCAATTCGCTGCACACCAATGCGTACGACGAGGCCATCACCACCCCCACCGAAGAATCGGTGCGGCGCGCGATGGCCATTCAGCTCATCATCAACAACGAGCTGGGGCTCGCGAAGAACGAGAACCCGTTGCAGGGCTCGTTCATCATCGAGGAGCTGACCGACCTGGTGGAGGAAGCCGTTCTTGCGGAGTTCGACAGTATCACCGAGCGCGGCGGTGTGCTGGGCGCCATGGAAACCATGTACCAGCGCGGCAAGATCCAGGAAGAGTCGCTGTACTACGAGACGCTCAAGCACTCCGGCAAGCTGCCGGTGATCGGCGTGAACACGTTTCTCTCCTCGGAAGGGTCGCCCACGGTGCTGCCGCGCGAGGTCATCCGCGCCACCGAGGACGAGAAGCAGCGCCAGATTGCCACCGTGCAGGCGCTCAAGGAGCGCGCGGGCGAGCGCGCCGCCGCGGCGGTTCGCGCCATCCAGAAAGCGGCGGTGGAGAACCGCAACGTCTTCGACGAACTGATGGAAGGCGCCAAGGTGTGCTCGCTGGGCACCATGACGCAAGCGCTCTTCGAAGTGGGCGGCGAGTATCGCCGCAACATGTAGTTTCCCGCCGGTTCGACAGGCCGCGTTCCGCGGCATCATCTGTTACAATTGATGCATGTTGGCGTCCCTGCTGATTCCGCAGGCCCTCTCGCTCGTGTTCGCCGCCACACCGGTGGCCGGCGTCGATGGTCCCGTGCATGCGCTCGCCACCGATGCGGGCGGGGTGTACGCCGCGGGCAGCTTTGCCCGTGCATCCGGTGCGCCCGCCGCGAACATTGCGCGCTGGGACGGCAGCGCGTGGCATCCGCTGGGCGCGGGCACCGACGGACCGGTGTACGCGCTGTTTATTGACGGCGGCGACGTGTACGCGGGGGGCTCGTTTGCCAATGCAGGGGGCGTAGCGGCGGTCAACGTCGCGCGCTGGGACGGCAGCGCCTGGTCCGCGGTGGGAGGCGGGGTGACGGGTCCCGCCGCGGTGGTGAAGTGCTTCTCGCGCGACGCCGGCGGACTGTTGATCGGCGGCGTGTTCGCGCAGGTGGGTGCGTCAACCACCGCCAACGGACTGGCGCGCTGGACCGGTTTCGAATGGAACCTGCTGGGCGGAAACGTGCCCGGCATCGAGCACGACATCCGCGCCATCGCGCCGCTGGGCGGCACCATCTACGTGGGTGGGGTGCTGCGCTTTCCCGGTTCGACGCGGCCCAGCGAAGCCACCCTCGCGCGCGCCACACCGTTCGTTCTCTCCGACCACGCCGGCAGCGCCAATGCAAACGGCGAGTGCAGCGGCTGCGCGTCGGTTGACGCGCTCGCGGCAACCGCCAGCGACCTCTACGCCGGCGGCGCCTTCACCACCCTGGGACAGGTGACGGTGGTCGGGAGTCCGTACGGGGTTGTGCGGCTCGCCGGCGGGGTGACGCCGCTGGGTCTCGGCGAGGGAGCCATGACGCCGTCGGTCGCGCAGGGAGGCGTGGTGCTGGCGCTGCTTGCCGAAAACGGCGCGCTGTTCGCGGCGGGAACCTTTGTGACCATGCGCGGGGCCCCGGCGGCGTTCATCGCGCGCTGGGACGGTGGCGCGTGGTCGGGTCTGGGTGCCGGGGTGTCGGGCACGGTCCGCTGTCTCGTGGCGCGCGACGGATGGATCTATGCGGGTGGCGACTTCGTAACTGCGGGCGGCAACGAGGTGAACCACATCGCGTGCTGGGATGGCTCCGCGTGGAGCCCGCTGACCACGGTGGCGACACCGGTCCGGCGCAGCAGCTGGGGATCGCTCAAGAACCGTTTCCGCTAGGAAGGGGGCCGGGTTGACGGCCCCGCCTGGTGGGTTACACTCGGGGCTCACGCCCGTGACGCCCCCCTCCGTGTCCCTGGAGGAATGACCATGCGACGGCTTCTGCCTCTCTCGCTCGCTCTCGCGCTCCTGGCGTCCGCTGCCCGCGCGCAAAGTGACGCCCGCATCGAACTCTACTCCGACGACCTCTCCTCCCCGTGCAGTCTGATCGACACCCGGCCGGGGCCGCGCAGCGTTTTCATCTACCAGACGGGGACGTTCGTTGCCGCGGCCAGCGAATTCTCGGTGCGGCTGCCGTCGTGCTGGACGGGTGCGGCGTACGTGGGTGAGGCGATCGACCCGTCGCTGCTTGCGATCGGCAACCCGCAGACGGATCTCTCGGTGGCGTACGGCGGGTGCCGGGTTCCACCGGTCTATATCGGGCGGGTGGATTTCTTTGCCTCGGGGATCGCATCCGCTTGCTGCGTGTTCCGGGCGCAGCCATCGCCCTCGGGCTTGCTGGTGGTGGACTGCGCGTTCGAGACGCACGCCATCGTGGCCGGCCCGGGTATCACCATCAATCCCGATGAAACGTGTCCTTGCAACGTGGCTCCGCCCCCCCCCGCCGCCCCCTCCCCCTCCACCGGTGCCGCTCCCGTCGCGCATCGAGATATTCGCCGACGCGGACATGAGCGAGTGCGCCATCGTGGATGACGGTCCGGGGATTCGTTCCGTGTATGTATTTCACACCGGCAATGCCAGCGCCACGGCCTCCGAGTTCAGCGTGCCGCTGCCGGCGTGCTGGACGGGAGCGTCATGGGTCGGTGACAACGTCGTGCCGGGTTTCCTGACCGTCGGGACTTCGCAAACCGACCTTTCGATTGCGTACGCGGGGTGCGTCGATCTGCCGGTCTTCATCGCGCGCATCAATTTTTCCGTCACCGGCAAGGCGCCACCGTGCTGTCGCGTTTTGGTGGCGCCTCCCCTCACGCAGTCTCCGCAGGAAATTGTCGAGGTGTCGTGTGACTACCAGACGCACGCCGTCGGCACCGGGCTCGGCGTCACTGTGAATCCACCGACCTCGTGCGCGTGCGATTCGCCGACGACCTTGCGCACCGAACCGGCCACGTGGGGCAGGGTGAAGGCGATATTCCGCAACTGCTGACCCGACGGCGGCCTGCGTCACCGCCAGAAGAAGATACGGAAATCCGGATATGGCGTTTGGGGCGTGCCGACGCCGCGCCCGCCAAATTGGCGGTGGAGTTATCCACCGGCGCCGTGGTACGATTATCACCGCTGAATCGGCCTTTCCCAAGGGGTGGGGTTTCCCGACAGACGTCGTTTACGCCCCGCGGCCCCTGTCTTTCGAAATTCCAAGGAGAATCAATAATGCGCTGGCACGCACGACTTTTGCTTCTATGCTGTATTGCCGTTTTTGCGGCAGGGTGTACCGGCACCGACCGCCCCGCCGACCCCGCCAACCCGTCCGCCGCCCTGCAGATGCAGACCTTCGACGAGTGCACCGGTGAACTCGGTGACCGTGTCTGGTTCGACGTGAACTGCAATGGACTCCAGGACAAGGACGAGACCGGCGGCCCGCAGGGCCTGGAAGTGACCCTCACCAACTGCGCGACGGGTGCCGTGGTGGCAACCACGACCACCGATGCGAACGGCTTCTACCTGTTTGCCGGAGTTCTCGACGGACAGTACAAGATCTGCTTCGAAACCCCTGACGGGTACGAGTGGACGCTCGAGGATCAGGGCACCAACAACGGGCTCGACAGCGATGTCGGCTCCGATGGCTGCACCGGCTGCTTTACGTTCGAGTGCGACAAGCCCAACCTGAACATGGACGCGGGCCTGTGCGAGAAGAAGGGCGGCGGTGGCGGCGAAGGCTGCACGCCGGGCTTCTGGCGCAACCACCTGACCCACTGGGCGGCGACGCCGTACAACCCGGGTCAGGAAGTCAACGACGTGTTCGGATGCGACCTGGTTGCCGACGGCGTGACGCTGGGCGAAGCGATTGACGCGCCCCAGACGTACGGCGTACTCGTGTTCCACGCCATCGCGGGGATCCTCAACGCATCCCACCCCGATGTCGACTACGAGTGGAGCGTGGGCGAGGTCATTTCCGCCGCGTGCACGGGTGACAAGGATTCGATTGCGGACGCCAACGAGGCGGGTTGCACGCTTTCCGGTGGCAACACCACCGGCAACGGCGGCAACGATGATTCCGCCGGCAAGATCAAGAAGAACTAGTCTCGATACCAGAGGCGTTTTTCTCAAAAAGGGAGCCCGGATTTCCGGGCTCCCTTTTCTCTTGCGCCCGAATGCCCGGGTGCCGGGCGTTGACCAGCGGGGATGCCGCCGCTACACTGATCGTCCACTCAATCGGGAAGGACGTTTTCGGATGCGCAGTCACTTTCCCCTCTATGCCATCGTCTCCATAAGCGGTGCCGTGGTGTTGGTCATCGAGATTGCCGGCACGCGGGTGCTTGGCCCCTTCTACGGGGTGAGCCTGTTCCTGTGGTCGGCGCTCATCACGGTGACGCTTGCGGCGTTGAGCATTGGATATGCCGTGGGTGGCCGCTGGGCCGATCGGGGTCCTCGGTATGGCCGGTTGGGTATGGTGCTGGGGCTGGCCGGACTGTGGATCCTGGCCACCATCTGGATCAAGCGCCCCGTCATCGCGGCGGTGGAGCCTCTCGGGCTGCGCGCCGCCGTTCTGGCCGCCGCCACGCTGCTGTTCTTTCCGCCGCTCGCGCTGCTGGGAATGGTAAGCCCGTATGCCATCCGTCTGCGCGCCGAGCACATCGGCGAGGTAGGCAGGACGGCAGGAAACATCTACGCGGTGGGGACGGTGGCGAGCGTGGTGGGGGCGCTGGCCACGGGCTTCTATCTCATCCCCGTGCTCGGCATCAACCGGCTCATTGCATGCTGCGCGGCCGCACTGCTCGCAGCCGCCTTCATTGCGTTTCGCGGCGAGCGGGGTGGACGTGGGGCGATGGTGTGGGCTGTCCTGCTTCCCGTCGGCATGGGCTGGCTGGGAACCAAGGCACCGGTGCAACGCGTGGGTCAGCCCATGGAACTCATGTGGATGCAGCAGAGCCCCTATGCAGACCTGCGCGTCTTCGACTGGGAGGATTCGCGCTACCTGCTGATTGATGGCGGAACGCACACGATTGTAGACCGGCTGACCGGGAACACCGTCTTTCCCTATGCCATGGTACTCGACATTCCCCGGCACATGTTCGACGCGCCGGGAGTCATGCTCCTGATCGGGCTCGGCGGTGGTTCGGTGGCGCAGAACTACTACCGCCAGGGGTGGCGGGTGGAGTCGGTGGAAATCGATCCGGCCGTAGCCGAGATCGCGGAACAGTTTTTCGCCCTTTCCCCGGACAGCGCGCGCGTCACGGTGATGGACGGCCGCCGGTTTCTCATGAACACGGATCGGATGTACGATCTCATTATCATTGATGCCTTCGGGAGCGGCGCGATTCCGTTTCACATGGTCACACAGGAGATGTTCAATCTTGTGAAGTCGCGTCTCAGCCCGGGAGGCGTGCTGGCGGTGAACACGGAGACACGCGAGTGGACCGACATCCTCATGCGTTCATTGTCGGCGACCGTCGCGACGCAGTTTGACAACGTGGTCGCATTGCCCACCGCGGAACCCCCCAACACGTTGGGAAACGTGGTGCTGCTGGCGTCTGACCGGCCGCTCGATATTGATGAAGACGCGCTCGGCAGCCCCTACGAGTATCTTCCGTATCCCTACCGGCACTGGGTGGTGGTGGAGCGCAATCACGCCTGGGCCAATCGCTTCGTTCCCGACACACGCGGCGCGCCGGTGCTCACCGACGACCGCAACCCGGTGAGCCTGTGGTCCGAGGGAATCAACTGGGAAGCACGGAACGGTATCCACAGCGCCTTTGCCTGGCACCGACTGACGTACTAGGCGGGGCAAGATAAGGCGGACGCGCTAGTGGAGCGGACCGACGGGGCCGGTCTCGACGACCGTCACCGGGTAGCCCTCTATTTCAAGGGGGAGTCTGGCGTCCAGTTCGCTTGATCGGGTGGCAACAGCCACGCGGATACACACCCGCCCGTCTTCGAGCTTCCCCTCAAAGACACCTACGACGCCTTCGATGGACAACAACTCTGCGGCGCGGTCGCGAATCACGCTGTCAATCGGCTTCACCATCACCCTCCAGAAAAAACACCCGCCCCGGCGAACCGGAGCGGGTGTCCGAGTCAAGAACCCGACTTTCGAACTCTCCGTATCTACTGACCGACCATCGACGCGCCGATCTTGCTCAGCACGGTGTTGATCGGGTTGGCGATGGCAATTGCCTGCTTGTTGCACGTCACGCTGCCCGCAAAGCAAAGACCCACCGCCCGCGGATTGTTGCTCACATCCTCGAGGAGCAGGGATCCCGAGTCGCCACCGTTCTGGAACCCGCAGCGCTGGTTCGAGACGACGATCTGGTTGGTGTAGCTCTGCGTAAACGACGTTCCGCCGGCGCACTCGTTCTCGTACGTGATCGAGAACGCGCCGTTGATTGCGGAAACGCTGCTGCGCGTGAGCCCGGTGGTGCGACCCATCTTCTTGACCGCGAGGCCCACCGATGCGTTGAGCGTGCTGGCCGAGATCGTGCCGACGTTGAGAATGGCCCCGCTCTCGTCCACCTGACCCGGGATCACCGCGGCGATACCCGCGTCCACCGCGTTGCCGCTGTTGTCCGGTAGCGTGCCGCCGTTGCTCACCAGCGTTGCAATGTCGAGTGAGTTGTTGGCGTTGCACGACACGTCAATGAGGCCCGGCTGGATGACCGGGTCACCGGCCGAGGCAGTTCGGCCGTTGCCGCCATTGGTGATGTCGGCATACAGCACGTGGTAGTTCGACAGCACGTACTTCGTGCCGCCCTTCTGCACCAGCGAGCCCAGGGTGCCGCCGCAGCAGTATCCGTTGGCGAGGTCATAGCGCCAGCCGCCGGAGGTCCCCATCTTCACGGGAGCCGACTGGGGCGCCTGGCCAGACGTTCCACCGCCACCGCCGCCGCCCGGAGGTCCCTTGAAGGGCTTGATATCCCCGGAGACCTGCTCGACGACGCGGAAGCCCTCGTACTCCTGCTTCAGGCGTCCCGGAGGAGTCTGTTCGCGGGTGTAGATCACGACGACAGGCATGCCGCTCTCGTCTGCGCCGATTGCGGTGCCTGCCACCCCTTCGGTCTGGAGAATCTCCGGGATGTGACGGTTGTGAGCCGCGACCGCGCGATCGAAGTCGGCTCTGTGTGCATTGACCGCCGCGAGTAAACTGCTCTCCTGCGCGGGTGACGTTACGGTGCTGGAATCGTTGTCGCTGCAGGCCCAGAACATCGCGGAGATGATCACGACCAGAGCAAGGATGCTGATACTACGCCAGCGCGAATGTTTCATCAGAAACCTCCGTGACGCTTAGTGGTGAGGAATTGCGGGGGAGACCGTTCTCCCCACACGGACGTATGCAAGGGTACGGACCCGGGGGGGGGTGGTCAACACCTACCTGCCCGGGTCCGCCGCAATTTTATCTTGGAAAACCGGCGGGGTTTGTGATTGCGTTCACTTGCGCGCGGTGGATTGCGTGGTGATCCGATAGCACACGATCGACATCGGCTCCGCGTTCTCGTCCTCCACCGGTTCGTCGGTTTCGTCGGCGTTCATGGCGCGCTCCGCCGAGCGCAGTTGCCGCACCACGAACAGGTAGTCGCCTACCACCTCAACGCCGTCGTCCCGGTAGCTCCCCTCGGTGTTGATCGCGGTCTGCTGCACGAAGCGTCCGGCGGGGTCGAACACGTCCAGGGTCACCAGCGTGCCTTTGGGCGCGGCGAAGGCGCCGCGGCTCGACAGCACCCACAGCGAGCCGTCGGGGCGCGCGAACATCTTGACGATGTCGCGATCGGTGGGGCTGGCGGTGGACTCCGGGCGGTGCGTGCCGCTGCTGGTGCGGAAGCGAACCTGCGGCTTGTTCTCCTCGATCTCCTTCTTGCTGCGCGCGCGGTGCTCGTACGCGCGCTCGTACACACGCTCCAGCTTGCCCGACGCATCGAAGCGCTTGATCTTGTAACCGTCGAAGTCGTCGCTCAGGTAGATGCGCCCGTCACTGCCCGCGGCCCACTCGGGTCCGCGCGCCTGCTTTTCGTCGAAGGTCATGTTGGACATTTCACGGCGGGTGGTGCTGGTGGCCAGCACCGCGCGCGAGCTGCCCTTGCCATCCAGCAGGTGCAGCGTGCGCGTGCTGGTAAAGGTGCCCTCGCCGCGCTTGAACTCGTTCACGCCCAGAATCACGTTGTCGGCCGCGCGGCCGGCTTCGAAGAACATCTGCATGCCGCCGTCCGGCGCTTCGGGTGCGTGGAAGTCGCCGCCCGGGGTTCCGTCCGGATTCAACAGGATGATCCGGCCGGGCATCGTCTGCACGATGGCGATGCGTCCGTCGGGCAGGATGAACATGGACGAGGGCCGCCGGAACTCACCCGGCCCCTCGCCTTCGCGGCCGATGTCGCGCAGGAAGTTTCCGTCGCGATCGAACACGTGCACCTGGTTGAGCTGCACGTCCAGCAGGTAGACGTTGCCGGCGTCGTCGACCGCAATTTCTCGCACGACGCCGAAGATCACGTCCTCATCGTCGTCGCCGCCCGCGCGCCACGCTTCCTGCGGGGACAGCGTGGTGCTGCCGCCGGAAGGCGCGGCGGGACTGGTGACGTGGACGACGCCGTCCTTCGTTGTCTCGGTGCCGGACCAGTCCGCGCCCAGCGACGGGGTTGCGGCGGTGAGCACGGCCGCCGCGATGGCGATGTGGGTCGGTATTCTCATAGGGGCTACCGGGTTCCTTTCTCGTGTGCTGCCAACGGTAGTATACTGCCGGGATGTCCGTATGGCAGTCTGAACACCGCGCGCGCCTTGAGGTTCCGGGCTCATGAAGATCGAGCCGGTCCGGATCCAACTCACCAGCTGCCTCCTGCGGGAGTTCCGCAAGGGCGATGAGCCCTCGCTGGTGCGCCACGCCAACAACCGCAACATATGGATCAATGTCCGCGACTCGTTTCCATATCCCTACCGGCAGTCCGATGCCCGGGCGTGGGTGCGGCTGGCGGGCCGGGAGGGGTTGAACCAGGTGTTCGCCATCGACGTGGACGGGTTCGTGATCGGGGCCATCGGTGTGCGGCCGCGTGAGGATGTCAACGCGCTGAGCGGCGAGATCGGCTACTGGCTGGGCGAGGAATTCTGGAACCGGGGCATCACCACCGAGGCGGTGGTCGCCGTAACCCGCTATGCCTTCGAGGAAATGGGGATGATTCGGCTGTACGCAGAAGTGTTCGAATGGAACGTGGCCTCGATGCGTGTGCTGGAGAAGGCGGGCTTCACGCGGGAGGGGACCATGCGCCGGAGCGCGGTGAAGAACCGGCAGGTCATCGACCAGGTCCTGTTCGCCAAACTTCGTGAATAACAGGAACTTGGCTGGTGTGGCGACAATAGAGGATAATTTTTCAACTATTCAGTTGCGTATCGCGTTTGCGTTCCCGGATACTCGGCCGGTCGTCGAGTCATTCCG from the Candidatus Krumholzibacteriia bacterium genome contains:
- a CDS encoding methylmalonyl-CoA mutase family protein, producing the protein MKTIEPYRPKHKVRIVTAASLFDGHDAAINIMRRIIQSTGCEVIHLGHDRSVEEVVETAIQEDAQAIAMTSYQGGHVEYLRYMKDLLEQRGAGHIKIFAGGGGVILPDEIKELHAYGITRIYSPDDGRSMGLQGMINDLVSQSDYATGVSLNGVVDGVLKRDFVAVARVISAAENDPKGSASNLDALRAKAKGSATPVLGITGTGGSGKSSLVDELVRRFLLDFPEKTVGVVCVDPSKRKTGGALLGDRIRMNSIRNKRVYVRSLATRQANLALSAHIKDTLDILKAAGFDLVILETSGIGQSDTEIVDHSNVSMYVMTPEYGAASQLEKIDMIDFADLIALNKFDKRGAQDALRDVRKQYKRAHRLFELDDDDAPVFGTIASQFNDPGTNHLYRAVVDKLVEKCKLPAAKWKSSFARTGAESEKVYIIPPGRTRYLSEISETCRRYDTWTAEQSAVAQKLFALRTSIDTVKASNAADRDRIVKDLEQACAETARALAPECDDILKGWEEKRARYHAPVYTYKVRGRDVAVETHSESLSHTQIPKIALPRYQAWGDVLRWNLSENVPGEFPFAAGIYPFKRMGEDPTRMFAGEGAPERTNRRFHYVSLDMPARRLSTAFDSVTLYGRDPDTRPDIYGKIGNSGVSVCCLDDAKKLYSGFNLIDPKTSVSMTINGPAPMMLAYFLNAAVDQQCEVYIKQNGLEDDVKKKIDKIYRGRETLRPRYHGDLPRGNDGLGLMLLGVTGDEVLPREVYDKIKADTLKVVRGTVQADILKEDQAQNTCIFSTEFALRLMGDVQDNFIRHGVRNFYSVSISGYHIAEAGANPISQLAFTLANGFTYVEYYLSRGMDINRFGPNLSFFFSNGVDPEYSVIGRVARRIWAKAMKLKYGADERSQMLKYHIQTSGRSLHAQEIAFNDIRTTLQALYAIYDNCNSLHTNAYDEAITTPTEESVRRAMAIQLIINNELGLAKNENPLQGSFIIEELTDLVEEAVLAEFDSITERGGVLGAMETMYQRGKIQEESLYYETLKHSGKLPVIGVNTFLSSEGSPTVLPREVIRATEDEKQRQIATVQALKERAGERAAAAVRAIQKAAVENRNVFDELMEGAKVCSLGTMTQALFEVGGEYRRNM
- a CDS encoding fused MFS/spermidine synthase, encoding MRSHFPLYAIVSISGAVVLVIEIAGTRVLGPFYGVSLFLWSALITVTLAALSIGYAVGGRWADRGPRYGRLGMVLGLAGLWILATIWIKRPVIAAVEPLGLRAAVLAAATLLFFPPLALLGMVSPYAIRLRAEHIGEVGRTAGNIYAVGTVASVVGALATGFYLIPVLGINRLIACCAAALLAAAFIAFRGERGGRGAMVWAVLLPVGMGWLGTKAPVQRVGQPMELMWMQQSPYADLRVFDWEDSRYLLIDGGTHTIVDRLTGNTVFPYAMVLDIPRHMFDAPGVMLLIGLGGGSVAQNYYRQGWRVESVEIDPAVAEIAEQFFALSPDSARVTVMDGRRFLMNTDRMYDLIIIDAFGSGAIPFHMVTQEMFNLVKSRLSPGGVLAVNTETREWTDILMRSLSATVATQFDNVVALPTAEPPNTLGNVVLLASDRPLDIDEDALGSPYEYLPYPYRHWVVVERNHAWANRFVPDTRGAPVLTDDRNPVSLWSEGINWEARNGIHSAFAWHRLTY
- a CDS encoding S1 family peptidase; amino-acid sequence: MKHSRWRSISILALVVIISAMFWACSDNDSSTVTSPAQESSLLAAVNAHRADFDRAVAAHNRHIPEILQTEGVAGTAIGADESGMPVVVIYTREQTPPGRLKQEYEGFRVVEQVSGDIKPFKGPPGGGGGGGTSGQAPQSAPVKMGTSGGWRYDLANGYCCGGTLGSLVQKGGTKYVLSNYHVLYADITNGGNGRTASAGDPVIQPGLIDVSCNANNSLDIATLVSNGGTLPDNSGNAVDAGIAAVIPGQVDESGAILNVGTISASTLNASVGLAVKKMGRTTGLTRSSVSAINGAFSITYENECAGGTSFTQSYTNQIVVSNQRCGFQNGGDSGSLLLEDVSNNPRAVGLCFAGSVTCNKQAIAIANPINTVLSKIGASMVGQ
- a CDS encoding 6-bladed beta-propeller, coding for MRIPTHIAIAAAVLTAATPSLGADWSGTETTKDGVVHVTSPAAPSGGSTTLSPQEAWRAGGDDDEDVIFGVVREIAVDDAGNVYLLDVQLNQVHVFDRDGNFLRDIGREGEGPGEFRRPSSMFILPDGRIAIVQTMPGRIILLNPDGTPGGDFHAPEAPDGGMQMFFEAGRAADNVILGVNEFKRGEGTFTSTRTLHLLDGKGSSRAVLATSTTRREMSNMTFDEKQARGPEWAAGSDGRIYLSDDFDGYKIKRFDASGKLERVYERAYEHRARSKKEIEENKPQVRFRTSSGTHRPESTASPTDRDIVKMFARPDGSLWVLSSRGAFAAPKGTLVTLDVFDPAGRFVQQTAINTEGSYRDDGVEVVGDYLFVVRQLRSAERAMNADETDEPVEDENAEPMSIVCYRITTQSTARK
- a CDS encoding GNAT family N-acetyltransferase; this encodes MKIEPVRIQLTSCLLREFRKGDEPSLVRHANNRNIWINVRDSFPYPYRQSDARAWVRLAGREGLNQVFAIDVDGFVIGAIGVRPREDVNALSGEIGYWLGEEFWNRGITTEAVVAVTRYAFEEMGMIRLYAEVFEWNVASMRVLEKAGFTREGTMRRSAVKNRQVIDQVLFAKLRE